The Deltaproteobacteria bacterium IMCC39524 DNA segment GACCGCTTCCCTACGCCGGTATGATCCGGATCAGGTTCTAAGGGTCGCTTCGTTATCGAACGAAGCTCTCAGCAAGCTTACTCCCCTAGCGGTGGTTCAGATGTAAGGACGGTTCCGATCAGCCCAGAACAATCCGGTTGTTCAGTAAATCGATTTCCTGGATTGATGCATCTATATCGCGATGCTTGCCGAACACGTCGACCAGGCGTACTTTATCTTTCACAACCAACAGCGAAGCGACGTCTTCCAACGTAGTTTCCTGATCGCCCTGGACCAGGAGAAAATGACCATCATTCAGACACATAAGATAACCTTTCTATTTAACTCATCGACAGCCTAAAAGATTGCCTGCGGTGTGTCAACCTTTCACTCTTTACACCTGTTGAAGGCGTATGCTCTAATGTCGATTCTCTTCAATCTCATGCGGAGTTCTTCATGTCTGTGACACGCCCAACCAGAGTTGAAATCGACCTTGCCGCTCTACGGCATAATTTCCAGGAAGTCCAACGAACCGTTGGTGACGGGTGTGAGGTTCTGGCCGTCGTCAAGGCCGACGCCTATGGCCATGGTGTGGGCCTTGTCGCGCCGGCCCTGGCCGCAGCAGGGGCCAAGCTGTTCGGTGTGGCTCTCGTTGAGGAAGGTGTGGAATTACGTAAGCTGGGAATCGAACAGCCGATTCTTATTCTTGGTAGCTTTTTCCCCGGTCAGGAAGCTGACGTTATTGAATATCAATTAACTCCGGTTCTCTACGATTTGGCCTGCGCCCGCAGGTTGGATAGCGCGGCCCGCGATGCCGGAAGAAGTATCGATTATCACCTCAAGGTGGATACCGGTATGGGGCGGCTTGGATTTCGGGTCGACAGGCTCGATGAAGTCTTGCCTGTTTTGAAGAACCTGAAGAGCCTGAACATGTCTGGTGTTATGAGCCACCTGGCCGTTGCTGACGAGCCGGAGAAGCCCTTGACGGCTTTACAATGTGAGGCTTTCTCTGCCGTTGTGGCGAGAGTCGAAAAAGCTGGCTTCAGGCCCTTTTATAAACATATTGCCAATAGCGCCGGTATCTACAGCAGGAAACTCAATGGCTGCAACCTGGTTCGGCCCGGGATCTCTTTGTACGGCGGCTTGACGGGAGGCCCTTTTGCCCATCCCTTCACTCAGCAATCGGTCATGCATTTCGTCAGCCAGGTGGCCCAACTCAAAGACGTTCCTTCCGGGGAGGGCATCTCTTACGGTCACCGTTTTGTTACTTCGAGGCAGTCACGAGTAGCGGCGATCCCGGTGGGGTATGCTGATGGCTACAATCGTCTGTTGACCAATCGTGGCGAAGTTTTGATCCATGGCCGGCGGGCTCCTGTTGTTGGCACTGTTTGCATGGATTGGATCCTTGTCGATGTGACCAGCTTCCCTGACGTTCAGGTCGGTGACCAGGTCTCTCTGCTCGGTCGGGATGGTGACGATATCATCACCGCAGAAGAGTGGGCGGACAAGGTCGGCTCGATCACCTATGAGGTTTTCTGCAATATCAGCAAGCGGGTTCCTCGGGTTCCCGTTAATCTTTAAATCTTCTCCTTCAACGTATAGAATGACACCATAATGAAGCGATTCGTCGTCCTTGACCTTGGCACCACAACTCTGGCAGGCCGCTTGCTCTCAGCCTCCGGCGAGAGCTTGGCCGAAAAGCAGGTCGCGAACCCTCAGCGCGAAGAGGGTGTCGATATCCTCGCGCGCTTGCAAAAGGCCCATGACGATGGTGGCGAGCGGTTGCAATCACTTCTTGTCGATGCTCTCCGGTTGTTAATTGCCGAACTTCTCGACAGCTCAGGTTGTAAGGTGGAGGCTGTCATTTCCCTCGCTGCAGCAGGCAATCCCGGCATGTCCTGCCTGTTGCAGCATTTACCCGTGGGCTCATTGCTTTTCCCCCCGCACCGGTCTCCTTATAAGGGCCTGGCGCACATTCCTGTTAGTGACCTGGACTTCGGTGTTCCTTCACCTCTGGAGATGTTCCCGCTGGCGACAGGTTTCGTTGGCGGAGACTTGGTCTCCTGTCTGGTTGGATTGCAGGATGTTACGGTCGGAACTCTGTTGCTCGATCTTGGCACCAACGCAGAACTTGCTCTCTGGGATGGTGAGCGTTGGTGGGTGACTTCGGCTGCTGCTGGCCCTGCTTTTGAAGGCGGCAACATCGGTTCGGGGATGATTATGGCTGATGGCGCGGTCACCGATGTTCGCCTGATCGATGATCGTCTGCAACTCACCGTAGCCGGGAAGGGTACACCGCGCGGTCTGTGCGGTAGCGGCCTGGCTGCGCTGGTCGCCGTAGCGCGACAGGGTGGTTTGATCGATAAAACAGGGCGTATCCTTGCTGCTGATGAGGTCGAGACAAATCTGGGCCGATACCTTGTAGAGCAAGAGGGCGCATGGTCAATCTGTTTTCATCGAGATGCCAGTGGCGAGTTGCTTCTGACCCAGGATGACGTACGCAACTTTCAACTGGCAAAAGGTGCGGTTCGGGCCGGTATCGACGTCCTCTTGGCAAAAGGCGGTTTCACTCCGCAAGGTGTATCACAGGTCCTGGTTACCGGAGCGCTCGGGACGGCTTTGCCTGTTGAGGTTTTGAAAAGGGTTGCCTTGCTGCCGGAGGCCATGTTAGATAAAACCTCCTTTGTCGCAAATGGGGTGCTGGCGGGCTTACAAGCCTATTTGACAGCTACAGACGGTCAACAGCGATTGGCTAATCTGATGAATACGATTCAGCCTTTTCCACTCTCTGGCACCCCTGCTTTCGAAAAACAGTTTTTGGAGGCCTTGGAATTCTAAGTCAAAAGCATAATTAGCCGCGATGAAAATCTATCAATGTCTATGGTTTTAAGCCCAAGCACAAAGATTATACTTTTGCCCTTACAGGTTTTCATAGATTTTGATTGCGGCTAATTATGGTGCTTTGATTTAGTTGGCCTATCTAATCAACATTTCAACAGAGGTTTTACTATGGCAGTCATCAAACGTGCACTGATCAGTGTTTCCGACAAAACCGGCATCGTCGATTTTGCCAAAGAATTGAGTCAATACGGCGTGGAGATCCTCTCCACCGGTGGTACCGCCAGCATGATGCGTGAAGCGGGCCTTGAGGTGAAGGATGTCTCCGAGCATACCGGTTATCCTGAGATGCTGGACGGCCGCGTTAAGACCTTGCATCCGAAGGTTCATGGCGGATTGCTTGGATTACGTGATAACCCGGCGCATGTGGCCAAAATGGCAGAGCATGACATCACGCCGATCGATATGGTCGTCGTCAATCTCTACCCTTTTGAAGAAACCGTTGCAAATCTTGATTGTACTCTTGAGGATGCCATTGAGAATATTGATATAGGTGGGCCGACCATGCTCCGCAGCGCAGCCAAGAACAACCAGTCGGTCACCGTGGTTGTTGATCCAGCCGATTATGCTGTGGTTCTGGATGAGATGAAGTCCAACGCCGGTGAGGTCTCACGCGAAACCAACTTTCGCCTCGCCCTAAAAGTTTATCAGCGCACCTCCGCTTACGATGCCGCCATCTCCAACTGGCTGGGTAAGCGGGTCGATGCGGAGAGTGCCGATTTCCCGAGCGCTCTGACCTTCCAGTACCAGCGCACAGAAATTATGCGCTACGGCGAGAACCCTCACCAGAAGGCGGCTTTCTACGTTGAAAGCAATATAGCCGAGGTTTCGATTGCGACAGCGAAACAACTGCAGGGCAAACAACTCTCCTACAACAATATTGCCGATACCGACGCGGCCCTTGAATGCGTCAAGCAGTACAACGATGGACCCGCTTGCGTCATTGTCAAGCACGCTAACCCTTGTGGTGTTGCTTACGGCGAGACGCTTCTCGATGCTTATAATAGGGCCTTCAGCACGGACACCGAATCAGCCTTTGGCGGCATCATCGCATTCAATCACGAGCTTGATGCGGATACCGCAAAGGCAATTGTCGATAAGCAGTTTGTAGAAGTCATCATCGCGCCGAAGGTCGGTGCGGGCGTCAGTGAGATTGTCGCCGCCAAGAAGAATGTGCGCCTGCTCGAATGTGGTGCATGGCCGGAACAAACCGCTGCGCGATTCGATTTAAAAAAGGTCAATGGTGGTATGCTGGTTCAGGAAGCCGATTTGCAGCTGACCGCAGAGCTGAAAGTGGTCAGCAAGCGGCAACCGACAGAGCAAGAGATGAAAGACCTGCTCTTTACCTGGCGGGTGGCCAAGTTCGTCAAGTCGAACGCCATTGTGTACGGTAAAGACGGCATGACGATCGGCGTTGGCGCCGGTCAGATGAGTCGTGTTAACTCGGCGCGCATCGCAGCGATCAAGGCTGAACACGCTGGCCTCGAGGTCAAGGGCGCGGTCATGGCTTCCGATGCCTTCTTCCCTTTCCGGGATGGCATCGACAACGCTGCTGCGGTTGGTATCAGCGCTGTTATTCAGCCAGGCGGCTCGATTCGCGATGAAGAAGTCATCGCTGCGGCCGATGAGCATGGCATGACGATGGTCTTTACCAGCATGCGGCATTTTAGACACTAAAACGCGATTCAACGCAGAGACGCGGAGAGAATCAAAAGATTTTTTTGGTTAAACCCTTGCCACACTTTTCAGTGTCTCCGAGCCTCCGTGTTGATATGGCTTTGCCTGTTTTAATTGTAGGAGTCCGAAGATGAAAATACTCGTCGTTGGTGGTGGTGGTCGTGAACATGCGCTGGTCTGGAAGATCGGACAATCGCCTCTGGTTGAAACGATTTACTGTGCTCCGGGCAACCCGGGAATAGCCGGTTTGGCGGACTGTGTGCATATTCCTGCCGACGATATCGATGCGTTGCTTGATTTTGCCAAAGCTGAAAAGGTTGATCTTACGATAGTTGGCCCGGAAGTTCCCCTGACTATGGGTATTGTGGATCGGTTTCAAGCCTCTGGCCTGGAGATCTTTGGTCCGAACAAGGCGGCCGCCTGCATCGAAGGAAGCAAGAGCTTCTCCAAGGATTTGATGGCAAAGTACGCGATTCCGACCGCTGCCTATCAGACCTTCACGGATCATGCTGCCGCTGTCGCTTACATCAAGGAGCAGGGTGCGCCGATTGTTGTTAAAGCTGATGGCCTGGCCGCCGGTAAAGGCGTCATCGTGGCCATGGATGAGGCGCAGGCGATTGCCGCAGTCGATGACATCATGCTCGACAAGGTTTTTGGTGCCGCTGGTGCCAGCGTCGTCATTGAAGAATTCATGGACGGTGAAGAAGCCTCTTTCTTCGCCTTTACCGATGGTAAGAATATTCTGCCGCTGGCTTCCTCCCAGGATCACAAGCGGGCCTTCGACAATGATGAGGGGCCGAACACTGGTGGCATGGGCGCCTATTCTCCGGCTCCGGTGGTGACACCGGAGCTCCACAATGTCATTGTCGAGACGATCGTCAAGCCGACGATTGCAGGCATGGCCAGTGATGGCTGTCCGTACAGTGGGATTCTCTATGTCGGCTTGATGATCAAGGATGGCAAGCCACGCGTCGTTGAGTACAATGCCCGTTTCGGTGATCCGGAGGCCCAGCCTCTGCTGATGCGCATGAAGTCTGATATCGTTCCGGTGCTGCAGGCCTGCGCTCGCGGCAACCTGCAACAGGACTCGATCGAATGGCACGACAAGGCGGCTGTCTGCGTGGTTTTGGCCAGCGGCGGGTATCCGGCCAAATATGCCAAGGGCTTTGAGATCATGGGGCTGGACGATGTGCTGACGATGGATGATGTGGTGGTTTTTCATGCCGGGACCAGCTTCGAAGACGGTAAGATCGTTAACACCGGCGGTCGTGTTCTCGGCGTTACTGGATTAGGCAGTACAGTTGCCGAGGCGATCGATTGTGCTTACGGTGCTGTTGATAAGATTAACTGGAATGGTGTTCACTTCCGCAAGGATATTGGTAAAAAGGCTTTAAATCGCTAGCGATTTAAAGCCGGAGCGTGGCACGCGGTATGAGGGACGCGGGAAGCTGAACCCTTGAAACGCGATTGCCTCTGGCTTTGTTCATAAGAGGTTTACTCGTCCCGCGTACCTCGTCCCACGTCCCGATTTTTTATAAAGGATTTATTATGACTGACAGACCCCTCGTCGGCATCCTGATGGGAAGCGACAACGACTACGAAATCATGAAAGAGACGGCCGTTGCGCTGAACCAGTTCGGCATTCCTTTCGAGATGACAGTTTCCAGTGCCCACCGCACCCCGGAGCGCACGGCCAAGATCGTTAGAACGGCAAAGGAGCGTGGTGTCAAAATCCTGATTGCCGGAGCCGGAGCAGCGGCACACCTTGCCGGGGTGGTTGCTGCTGAAACGACCCTTCCTGTCATCGCCGTGCCGATCGATGCAACGGCGCTCAATGGCATGGACGCCCTGCTGGCAATGGTGCAGATGCCTGCTGGAATCCCGGTGGCGACCATGGCTATCGGCAAGGCTGGCGCGCGTAATGCCGGAATCTTTGCAGCACAGGTGTTGGCTGTTGACGATGTTGCACTCAGCGAGAAGCTCGTGCAGTTCAAGGCAGATATGGCTGCAGGAGTTGAAGCCAAAGCCGAAGCTCTCAGCCAGCGGCTTGCGCAAGATTTTGGATGACCCGGCCCTGATCTGCCCTTCGCGAAAATCCTGGACCGTGTTATCTTGACAGCCGCCGACAAATCATATTATTTTGGTAAGAGTTTCTGTCGCATCAAAGGCATAGGGTTGCTTTTGATGCGACATTCTGACGTTTGAGGGCCAAAAACATGGCCTCTCTCCCCGGGAGAATATACTTTGAGCAAAGAAAAGAGCTTCACTGACGAGCTATGGGACTTTTTCTGTTCCCTGAAGCTGGCGATTATCACCTTGATTCTGCTGGCAACGACCTCGATTATCGGGACGGTGATTGAGCAGAACAAGTCTCCCCAGGAGTACATGCAGAACTACGGCATGAGCGAGTCGACCTACAAGGCCCTCGACACCCTGCAGTTTTTCGACATGTACCACTCTTACTGGTTCCTCTCCCTGATGGGCCTCTTTGCCGTCAACCTGATCTGCTGCTCGATCAAGCGATTGCCCAGGATCATCAAGATTGTGCGCGAGCCCACCCTGGTGGCCGATGACAACCTGTTTCGCACCTTTTCCAATAAGGGCGAAGTCGTTGCCGAAGGAACTGTTGCGAGCGTGCGTGATAAAGTGGTCGCACTGCTCAGCAGTAAGTTTGCCGCGCCGGTGGTCACCGAGCAGGATGACAAGGTCTATCTTTTTTCACAAAAAGGTAAACTGTCCCGCTTCGGTGTTTACGTGACCCACACCTCGATCCTGGTCATCTTTCTCGGTGCCATGATCGGTAACATCTGGGGTTTCAAGGCTTATATCAATATCGTTGAAGGCAAATCGGTCGACGCGGTCTGGCCGCGGGCCGGGCAGACCCCGATTCCTCTTGGTTTCGAACTCCGTTGCGATAATTTCGAGGTCACCTTTTACGAAGGCGGCGGCCGCCCCAAAGACTTTACCAGCGACCTGGTTGTTCTTGAGAATGGCAAAGAAGTCTTGAAGAAGACGATAGAAGTCAATGAC contains these protein-coding regions:
- a CDS encoding CooT family nickel-binding protein, yielding MCLNDGHFLLVQGDQETTLEDVASLLVVKDKVRLVDVFGKHRDIDASIQEIDLLNNRIVLG
- the alr gene encoding alanine racemase; amino-acid sequence: MSVTRPTRVEIDLAALRHNFQEVQRTVGDGCEVLAVVKADAYGHGVGLVAPALAAAGAKLFGVALVEEGVELRKLGIEQPILILGSFFPGQEADVIEYQLTPVLYDLACARRLDSAARDAGRSIDYHLKVDTGMGRLGFRVDRLDEVLPVLKNLKSLNMSGVMSHLAVADEPEKPLTALQCEAFSAVVARVEKAGFRPFYKHIANSAGIYSRKLNGCNLVRPGISLYGGLTGGPFAHPFTQQSVMHFVSQVAQLKDVPSGEGISYGHRFVTSRQSRVAAIPVGYADGYNRLLTNRGEVLIHGRRAPVVGTVCMDWILVDVTSFPDVQVGDQVSLLGRDGDDIITAEEWADKVGSITYEVFCNISKRVPRVPVNL
- a CDS encoding ASKHA domain-containing protein, encoding MKRFVVLDLGTTTLAGRLLSASGESLAEKQVANPQREEGVDILARLQKAHDDGGERLQSLLVDALRLLIAELLDSSGCKVEAVISLAAAGNPGMSCLLQHLPVGSLLFPPHRSPYKGLAHIPVSDLDFGVPSPLEMFPLATGFVGGDLVSCLVGLQDVTVGTLLLDLGTNAELALWDGERWWVTSAAAGPAFEGGNIGSGMIMADGAVTDVRLIDDRLQLTVAGKGTPRGLCGSGLAALVAVARQGGLIDKTGRILAADEVETNLGRYLVEQEGAWSICFHRDASGELLLTQDDVRNFQLAKGAVRAGIDVLLAKGGFTPQGVSQVLVTGALGTALPVEVLKRVALLPEAMLDKTSFVANGVLAGLQAYLTATDGQQRLANLMNTIQPFPLSGTPAFEKQFLEALEF
- the purH gene encoding bifunctional phosphoribosylaminoimidazolecarboxamide formyltransferase/IMP cyclohydrolase encodes the protein MAVIKRALISVSDKTGIVDFAKELSQYGVEILSTGGTASMMREAGLEVKDVSEHTGYPEMLDGRVKTLHPKVHGGLLGLRDNPAHVAKMAEHDITPIDMVVVNLYPFEETVANLDCTLEDAIENIDIGGPTMLRSAAKNNQSVTVVVDPADYAVVLDEMKSNAGEVSRETNFRLALKVYQRTSAYDAAISNWLGKRVDAESADFPSALTFQYQRTEIMRYGENPHQKAAFYVESNIAEVSIATAKQLQGKQLSYNNIADTDAALECVKQYNDGPACVIVKHANPCGVAYGETLLDAYNRAFSTDTESAFGGIIAFNHELDADTAKAIVDKQFVEVIIAPKVGAGVSEIVAAKKNVRLLECGAWPEQTAARFDLKKVNGGMLVQEADLQLTAELKVVSKRQPTEQEMKDLLFTWRVAKFVKSNAIVYGKDGMTIGVGAGQMSRVNSARIAAIKAEHAGLEVKGAVMASDAFFPFRDGIDNAAAVGISAVIQPGGSIRDEEVIAAADEHGMTMVFTSMRHFRH
- the purD gene encoding phosphoribosylamine--glycine ligase, translated to MKILVVGGGGREHALVWKIGQSPLVETIYCAPGNPGIAGLADCVHIPADDIDALLDFAKAEKVDLTIVGPEVPLTMGIVDRFQASGLEIFGPNKAAACIEGSKSFSKDLMAKYAIPTAAYQTFTDHAAAVAYIKEQGAPIVVKADGLAAGKGVIVAMDEAQAIAAVDDIMLDKVFGAAGASVVIEEFMDGEEASFFAFTDGKNILPLASSQDHKRAFDNDEGPNTGGMGAYSPAPVVTPELHNVIVETIVKPTIAGMASDGCPYSGILYVGLMIKDGKPRVVEYNARFGDPEAQPLLMRMKSDIVPVLQACARGNLQQDSIEWHDKAAVCVVLASGGYPAKYAKGFEIMGLDDVLTMDDVVVFHAGTSFEDGKIVNTGGRVLGVTGLGSTVAEAIDCAYGAVDKINWNGVHFRKDIGKKALNR
- the purE gene encoding 5-(carboxyamino)imidazole ribonucleotide mutase; this encodes MTDRPLVGILMGSDNDYEIMKETAVALNQFGIPFEMTVSSAHRTPERTAKIVRTAKERGVKILIAGAGAAAHLAGVVAAETTLPVIAVPIDATALNGMDALLAMVQMPAGIPVATMAIGKAGARNAGIFAAQVLAVDDVALSEKLVQFKADMAAGVEAKAEALSQRLAQDFG
- a CDS encoding cytochrome c biogenesis protein ResB; protein product: MSKEKSFTDELWDFFCSLKLAIITLILLATTSIIGTVIEQNKSPQEYMQNYGMSESTYKALDTLQFFDMYHSYWFLSLMGLFAVNLICCSIKRLPRIIKIVREPTLVADDNLFRTFSNKGEVVAEGTVASVRDKVVALLSSKFAAPVVTEQDDKVYLFSQKGKLSRFGVYVTHTSILVIFLGAMIGNIWGFKAYINIVEGKSVDAVWPRAGQTPIPLGFELRCDNFEVTFYEGGGRPKDFTSDLVVLENGKEVLKKTIEVNDPLSYKGLTFYQSSYGPTGDPVYKFRVKNNETGETVTVQGAQGKRLKLPGGASLIAMGYAESYENFGPAAQVKIDTGRPFIVMKNYPQFDVKRGGAYSVSLLEATQSYYTGLQVAKDPGVWVVWLGCLLMVLGSCGAFFLSHRRIWVSIEQLDKGI